The following proteins are encoded in a genomic region of Galbibacter sp. BG1:
- a CDS encoding efflux RND transporter periplasmic adaptor subunit, translating to MKNTYLILLAAVFMASCGGGNETSVDDVIESGNLEALKAKREEITTQYDALGAELKKINTAIAKKDTLQKLPLVTVLKAKDSLFNHYIELQGSVDTKENIVINAEYNGTLENVMVTEGQKVSKGQVLAKIDEGGLGAQLAQLKAQASLAETTYERQKRLWEQNIGSEIQYLQTKTQYESTKNSVAQLESQLAKTKIVAPFNGTVEEIMSEQGSTVAMGTPIMRIVSLNNMYIETKVPEKYLPSIEKGTKVKADFPVIDETVETEIRQVSNYISPTNRSFRVEIAVPNKNGRIKPNLTAKVNINDYTNENAILIPQSVISENSEGKQYVYVATEKNGNMEAKVHQRIIETGETQGDYVEVLKGIEPGEEIIKEGARSVQEGQKVKILNQ from the coding sequence ATGAAAAATACATATTTAATTTTATTAGCGGCGGTATTTATGGCATCCTGCGGTGGGGGCAACGAAACTTCTGTGGACGATGTTATTGAAAGCGGAAACTTGGAAGCCCTTAAGGCCAAAAGGGAAGAAATAACTACGCAGTACGATGCTTTGGGGGCTGAGCTGAAGAAGATTAATACCGCTATTGCAAAAAAGGATACCCTTCAAAAATTACCTTTGGTTACCGTTTTAAAGGCAAAGGACAGCTTGTTTAACCATTATATAGAATTACAGGGGAGCGTAGATACCAAAGAAAATATTGTTATCAACGCAGAGTATAACGGTACTTTAGAAAACGTTATGGTTACCGAAGGCCAAAAAGTGAGCAAAGGGCAGGTGCTTGCCAAAATAGATGAAGGCGGTCTTGGAGCGCAACTGGCACAATTAAAAGCGCAAGCAAGTTTGGCCGAAACTACTTACGAGCGTCAAAAAAGGCTATGGGAACAAAATATAGGTTCCGAAATTCAATACTTGCAAACAAAAACACAATACGAATCTACTAAAAACTCGGTAGCCCAATTAGAAAGTCAATTGGCTAAAACCAAAATTGTAGCTCCTTTTAATGGAACGGTAGAAGAAATAATGTCTGAACAGGGATCTACGGTAGCTATGGGTACACCGATAATGAGAATTGTGAGCCTTAACAATATGTATATCGAGACCAAAGTGCCTGAGAAATATTTGCCAAGCATAGAGAAAGGAACCAAAGTAAAAGCAGATTTTCCTGTGATCGATGAAACAGTGGAAACCGAAATCCGTCAAGTAAGCAATTACATAAGTCCGACTAACAGATCTTTTAGGGTAGAAATTGCAGTGCCCAATAAAAATGGAAGAATAAAGCCCAACCTAACCGCAAAGGTTAATATTAACGATTACACCAATGAGAATGCAATTCTAATTCCTCAAAGTGTTATTTCTGAAAATTCCGAAGGAAAGCAATATGTATATGTGGCAACGGAAAAGAATGGCAATATGGAAGCTAAAGTGCACCAAAGAATCATAGAAACTGGCGAAACCCAAGGCGACTATGTAGAGGTGCTTAAAGGGATTGAGCCTGGGGAAGAGATTATAAAAGAAGGTGCTAGAAGTGTTCAGGAAGGGCAGAAAGTTAAAATATTAAACCAATAG
- a CDS encoding efflux RND transporter permease subunit: MSKINKNAEKEFALSTWAIENKTVIYVMIGIFLVLGLSAYFGMPREDFPEIKETKIYISTPYPGNTAEDIERLITDPLEDELKNLSNVVEITSTSQEDYSIITVEFDEEITVEAAKQKVKDEVDGEKAGEDWPLFNNAKVEPNVFDLNLSEEVPIMNINIQGDYPVDKLKEFGEYLEDRIEELQEIKQVDIRGAQEKEVEVAVDVYKMMAAQVSFDDVINTIRNGNVTMSAGNMITSGQRRTIRIIGEIESPQQLDNFVVKSQGGPVYLRDIAKVTFKEEDKTTYAREFGKSVVMLDVKKRAGKNMIEASEKIQEIVKDSVANYFPPDLNITISNDQSSKTLNQVNDLVNNIIFGIILVVGVLMFFLGFRNALFVGFAIPMSMFMSFMILQWLGYTLNTMILFGLIMGLGMMVDNGIVVVENVYRLMDEEGMSRTEAAKKGIGEIAFPIIISTATTVAAFVPLGLWPGLFGQFMIYFPITLSVVLGSSLFVAIFMNSMLVSEFMETGEKRLSRKQLIRLSIILGVPGILIMIFGGAVRGLGTLMIFTAIMFWIYRYSLKGAAEYFQRNTLTWLETKYQNFVKYALEGWRPGYFVGGTFALLIVVFMLFGASIGSGRTKIEFFPDNKPNQIIVYIEYPQGTDIKKTNEITKEIEKQVYQVLNADEYMENGRNFMVESAVSQVGEGAGNPQTDGGSAAEMPHKAKITATMREYKYRNGKDSEVLRKKVQQAVQGIYPGVAISVEKDAVGPPAGYPINIELEGDDYDSLINYAEKMRDFIATRNIPGIEELKIDVNKGKPAMIVDVDREKAGELGVSTGQVGNQLRRSIFGEKAGIYKKDGEDYDVYVRFNEDLRYNKSALFNQDIIFRDPATGQVKEIPVSAVAKQKNTSSFSAIKHRDTKRVVTVYSGLSPGFTDAGAVVGKIQKEMNNFDVPEGIKIDFTGQIEEQNKQMQFLIGAFFSGLGLIMLILIFQFSSISKPTIIMIAIFLSFIGVFGGLMLTGWPFVIMMTMMGIISLAGIVVNNGVVLLDYTQILIDRRMLKLNMDEGELLEKQDIKEILILGGRARLRPVLLTAITTILGLIPLAIGLNIDFFSLFTEFDPKIYMGGDNVIFWGPLAWTVIFGLFIATFLTLVIVPLLFYLVHMTKLKFRRKKDEVVEKLEEASPV; this comes from the coding sequence ATGAGTAAGATTAATAAAAACGCAGAAAAAGAATTTGCATTATCCACGTGGGCTATAGAAAATAAAACCGTCATCTATGTGATGATTGGGATATTCTTGGTCCTAGGGTTGTCTGCATATTTCGGGATGCCCCGCGAGGATTTTCCAGAGATAAAAGAAACAAAAATTTACATCAGCACACCCTATCCGGGGAATACCGCAGAGGATATTGAAAGATTAATTACCGACCCGCTCGAAGATGAGTTGAAAAACCTGAGCAATGTGGTAGAAATCACTTCCACTTCCCAAGAAGATTATTCTATCATTACTGTCGAGTTTGATGAGGAGATAACGGTGGAAGCAGCCAAGCAAAAGGTAAAAGATGAGGTAGATGGTGAAAAAGCGGGGGAAGATTGGCCACTTTTTAACAATGCAAAGGTAGAACCAAATGTGTTCGATTTAAATCTTTCGGAAGAGGTTCCCATCATGAATATTAATATCCAGGGGGATTATCCAGTGGATAAGCTGAAGGAATTTGGGGAATATTTGGAAGATCGCATTGAAGAATTACAGGAAATCAAACAGGTAGATATTCGTGGAGCCCAGGAGAAAGAAGTAGAGGTAGCCGTGGATGTTTATAAAATGATGGCAGCCCAAGTAAGCTTCGACGATGTAATAAATACCATTCGAAACGGAAACGTTACCATGTCTGCAGGGAATATGATTACCAGTGGACAGCGTAGAACCATTAGAATTATCGGGGAAATAGAGAGTCCTCAGCAGCTTGATAATTTTGTGGTGAAATCCCAAGGAGGTCCCGTTTACCTCAGGGATATTGCAAAGGTTACGTTTAAGGAAGAAGATAAAACAACCTATGCCCGTGAGTTTGGTAAAAGTGTTGTTATGCTCGATGTTAAGAAACGGGCGGGGAAAAACATGATTGAAGCTTCTGAAAAAATACAGGAGATTGTAAAAGATTCTGTAGCGAATTACTTCCCGCCAGATCTAAATATTACCATTTCCAACGATCAATCCTCCAAAACCCTCAACCAGGTAAACGACTTGGTTAACAATATCATTTTTGGTATCATCTTGGTGGTGGGGGTTTTAATGTTTTTCTTAGGATTTAGAAATGCATTATTTGTTGGTTTTGCTATTCCAATGTCCATGTTCATGTCGTTTATGATCCTTCAATGGCTTGGGTATACCTTAAATACCATGATCCTCTTTGGATTGATTATGGGGCTGGGGATGATGGTAGATAACGGAATTGTGGTGGTAGAGAACGTTTATCGTTTAATGGATGAAGAAGGAATGTCGCGTACAGAAGCTGCCAAAAAAGGTATTGGCGAAATTGCATTCCCCATTATCATTTCTACAGCAACAACGGTTGCAGCGTTTGTTCCTCTTGGGTTGTGGCCAGGACTGTTCGGTCAGTTTATGATCTATTTCCCAATTACATTATCTGTAGTGTTGGGCTCTTCCCTTTTTGTGGCGATTTTTATGAACTCCATGTTGGTTTCAGAATTCATGGAAACTGGAGAGAAAAGATTGAGTAGAAAACAATTAATAAGACTTAGTATTATACTTGGTGTTCCGGGTATTTTAATAATGATTTTTGGTGGTGCCGTTAGAGGTTTGGGAACACTTATGATTTTTACCGCCATTATGTTCTGGATTTATAGATACTCCCTTAAAGGTGCTGCGGAATATTTCCAAAGAAACACTTTAACATGGTTGGAGACTAAGTATCAGAACTTTGTGAAGTACGCCTTGGAAGGTTGGAGACCTGGCTATTTCGTTGGGGGAACCTTTGCTTTGCTAATTGTTGTATTCATGCTTTTTGGGGCATCCATCGGTAGCGGAAGAACAAAGATTGAATTTTTCCCAGACAACAAACCAAACCAGATCATCGTATACATCGAATATCCGCAGGGTACCGATATTAAAAAAACGAATGAGATTACCAAAGAAATAGAGAAGCAGGTTTACCAGGTTTTAAATGCCGATGAGTACATGGAAAACGGCCGGAACTTTATGGTAGAATCTGCAGTTTCTCAAGTCGGTGAAGGTGCTGGAAACCCACAAACGGATGGAGGTTCTGCAGCAGAAATGCCGCACAAAGCCAAAATCACGGCTACCATGCGCGAATACAAATACCGAAATGGGAAAGACAGTGAAGTGCTTAGAAAGAAAGTACAGCAAGCAGTACAGGGAATTTATCCTGGAGTGGCTATTTCTGTTGAAAAAGATGCAGTAGGGCCACCGGCCGGATATCCTATTAATATTGAGTTGGAAGGAGATGACTACGATAGTTTGATAAATTATGCCGAAAAGATGCGTGATTTTATCGCTACCCGAAACATTCCTGGTATAGAAGAACTTAAGATTGATGTAAACAAGGGGAAACCTGCGATGATTGTAGATGTAGATCGGGAAAAAGCTGGGGAATTGGGAGTTTCTACGGGGCAGGTAGGAAACCAATTGCGCCGTTCTATTTTTGGAGAGAAAGCAGGTATTTATAAAAAAGATGGAGAAGATTACGATGTATATGTAAGATTTAATGAAGACCTTCGCTATAATAAAAGCGCCCTTTTTAATCAAGATATTATTTTTAGGGATCCCGCAACCGGACAAGTGAAAGAGATTCCGGTTTCTGCAGTGGCAAAACAAAAGAATACTTCTTCCTTTAGTGCTATAAAACACCGGGATACCAAAAGAGTGGTTACAGTATATAGCGGACTTTCACCAGGATTTACCGATGCAGGTGCGGTTGTTGGAAAGATTCAGAAGGAAATGAATAATTTTGATGTTCCAGAAGGTATAAAAATCGATTTTACTGGGCAGATTGAAGAACAAAACAAACAAATGCAGTTCTTGATAGGTGCCTTTTTCTCTGGGCTCGGTTTAATTATGCTGATTTTGATTTTCCAATTTAGCTCCATTTCAAAACCGACGATTATCATGATCGCTATTTTCTTAAGCTTCATTGGTGTCTTCGGAGGGTTGATGCTTACCGGATGGCCATTTGTAATTATGATGACCATGATGGGGATAATTTCATTAGCCGGTATTGTGGTTAACAATGGGGTAGTATTGCTCGATTATACCCAAATCCTTATAGATAGAAGAATGCTTAAACTGAATATGGATGAAGGGGAATTATTAGAGAAGCAAGACATAAAAGAGATATTGATATTGGGAGGTCGCGCACGTTTAAGACCTGTATTGTTAACGGCTATTACCACTATTTTAGGACTTATTCCTTTGGCAATAGGTTTAAACATAGATTTCTTTTCTTTGTTTACCGAATTCGATCCAAAGATTTATATGGGTGGAGATAACGTAATTTTCTGGGGACCATTGGCATGGACGGTTATTTTCGGTTT
- a CDS encoding ZIP family metal transporter has product MFNDIVNYLKEIDPTLAAFYATLFTWGLTALGASLVFFFKKMNRRLFDGMLGFTGGVMVAASFWSLLAPGIEMSSGEGFVKTIPAVTGFALGALFIFALDKILPHVHVNFKMSESEGIKTPWHKSVLLTLAITMHNIPEGLAIGVLFGGVAAGIPEASIEGAVILALGIGIQNFPEGFAVAMPLRGLGLSRWKSFNYGQLSAIVEPMAAVLGAWAVLTFEPILPYALCFAAGAMIFVVVEEVVPESQQANNTDISTLGFIGGFIVMMTLDVALG; this is encoded by the coding sequence ATGTTTAACGATATTGTAAACTATTTAAAAGAAATAGACCCAACACTTGCCGCATTTTACGCTACCTTATTTACATGGGGATTAACAGCGCTTGGAGCTTCCTTAGTGTTTTTCTTTAAAAAAATGAACCGAAGGCTTTTCGATGGAATGTTAGGTTTTACCGGAGGCGTTATGGTGGCAGCCAGTTTTTGGAGTTTATTGGCTCCCGGCATTGAAATGAGCAGTGGGGAAGGTTTTGTAAAAACCATTCCTGCGGTAACGGGATTTGCTTTAGGAGCACTCTTTATTTTTGCTTTGGATAAAATATTACCGCATGTACACGTGAATTTTAAAATGAGCGAAAGTGAAGGTATAAAAACACCTTGGCACAAATCGGTTTTGCTTACCCTAGCCATTACCATGCACAACATACCAGAAGGCCTTGCTATTGGCGTATTGTTCGGTGGAGTGGCTGCTGGAATTCCAGAGGCATCTATTGAAGGGGCCGTTATTCTGGCACTTGGTATTGGGATACAGAATTTTCCTGAAGGCTTTGCAGTGGCTATGCCCTTGCGTGGTCTCGGGTTGAGCAGATGGAAAAGTTTTAATTACGGACAGTTATCTGCCATTGTAGAACCCATGGCGGCCGTTCTTGGCGCTTGGGCCGTACTTACTTTTGAACCTATTTTACCATATGCACTTTGTTTTGCAGCAGGCGCCATGATTTTTGTTGTGGTAGAAGAAGTGGTCCCAGAATCTCAACAAGCCAACAATACAGATATTTCTACCTTAGGTTTTATTGGCGGCTTTATTGTGATGATGACGTTGGATGTTGCCCTAGGGTAA
- a CDS encoding YybH family protein: protein MKNIVILFAACFLTFGMSAQEKISAINKTEILEVLKEQENAWNRGDIPTFMEGYWKSKDLAFVGSSGAVFGWEATKNRYLKSYPDTTAMGKLSFEVIKIQQVKEGVAQLIGSFHLKRRIGDLSGYFTLNWRKFDGQWLIISDHTSAADR from the coding sequence ATGAAAAATATAGTAATCTTATTTGCGGCCTGTTTTCTAACATTTGGTATGTCGGCTCAAGAAAAAATTTCAGCAATTAATAAAACGGAAATTTTGGAAGTTTTAAAGGAGCAGGAAAATGCATGGAATCGGGGTGATATCCCAACCTTTATGGAGGGTTACTGGAAATCTAAAGATTTGGCTTTTGTGGGTTCTAGTGGTGCTGTTTTTGGTTGGGAAGCTACTAAAAATAGGTATCTAAAAAGTTATCCCGATACAACAGCTATGGGAAAGCTAAGTTTTGAAGTTATTAAAATTCAGCAGGTAAAAGAAGGGGTGGCACAACTTATCGGGTCATTTCATTTAAAGCGTAGGATAGGGGATTTGAGTGGTTATTTTACACTCAACTGGCGAAAATTCGATGGTCAATGGCTTATTATAAGCGATCATACTTCAGCCGCGGATCGTTAA
- a CDS encoding metal-dependent transcriptional regulator, with protein sequence MTLSEEDYIKAIYHLSKDDKGNVSTNAIAAQMDSKASSVTDMMKKLAEKDVIHYKKYQGARLTEKGKSYAAKIIRKHRLWEYFLVEKLHFSWDEVHEIAEELEHIKSEKLIEKLDAFLDFPRMDPHGDPIPDKDGNITKVEKVMLSSAKSKETGIVIGVKDSSSDFLRYLDKLGISLGKEIEILHKEPFDNSVMISLEGENINISALTANNIYLKIK encoded by the coding sequence ATGACTCTTTCTGAAGAAGATTACATAAAAGCTATTTATCACTTGTCTAAAGACGATAAGGGTAATGTTTCCACCAATGCTATTGCAGCGCAAATGGACAGCAAGGCGTCTTCTGTAACCGATATGATGAAGAAACTGGCCGAAAAGGATGTTATTCATTATAAAAAATATCAAGGTGCGCGGCTAACCGAAAAAGGAAAATCGTACGCTGCTAAGATTATTAGAAAGCACCGTCTTTGGGAATACTTCCTCGTAGAAAAGCTACATTTTTCCTGGGATGAAGTGCACGAAATTGCAGAAGAGCTCGAGCACATAAAAAGTGAAAAACTTATAGAAAAACTGGATGCTTTTTTAGATTTCCCAAGAATGGACCCCCACGGTGACCCAATTCCAGATAAAGATGGAAATATCACTAAGGTGGAAAAAGTAATGCTCTCGTCTGCCAAAAGTAAAGAAACAGGGATAGTCATTGGGGTAAAAGATTCTTCATCCGATTTTTTAAGATATTTAGATAAGCTTGGGATTTCGCTTGGTAAGGAGATAGAAATTCTCCACAAAGAACCCTTCGACAATTCGGTAATGATCTCCTTAGAAGGAGAAAACATTAATATTTCAGCCTTAACTGCCAATAATATTTACTTAAAAATAAAATAG
- a CDS encoding TolC family protein: MRALSILTILFITTIGFSQEKSYSFSLEEAINFALDSSYTAINSRREIAKSIKQKWETTAAGLPQIDGAVDYQNQLKQPVTLIPGEIAGGEPGTFVPVVFGTKQNMSLTATLTQLIFDGSYLVGLQAAEVFVEYNENANEKTLLEVRKGVINAYGSVLLTQEGVTILENNLTTLKDNLKETRALFENGFAEEEDVEQLQITTSQVENDLKNSKRLELIAKEMLNLALGIPVDANVYLEDNLESLTQESIGMALTETEFSFEKNVDYRIARNLIEQRELEVKLEKSKALPSLNGFVNYGTSAFDNEFVFLDSQTSWFQSSILGVSMNIPIFSSLQRSARTQQAKIALEQSRTEFVKRTQEINLELDRARANFEFAIENYYTSEENLKLAERIENKNIIKYREGITTSFDLRQAQTQLYTAQREYINSMLDVIETKATLETVLNTPNVTNRN, translated from the coding sequence ATGAGAGCACTTTCCATCTTAACCATATTGTTTATAACCACTATTGGTTTTTCACAAGAGAAAAGTTATAGTTTTTCTTTGGAAGAGGCAATTAACTTTGCATTAGATAGCAGCTATACGGCTATAAATTCCAGAAGGGAGATTGCGAAGTCTATAAAGCAGAAATGGGAAACAACAGCTGCCGGTTTGCCACAAATTGATGGTGCGGTAGATTATCAAAACCAGCTTAAGCAGCCTGTAACTTTAATTCCTGGGGAAATTGCAGGAGGTGAGCCGGGGACTTTTGTTCCGGTTGTTTTTGGAACCAAACAAAACATGTCGTTAACCGCTACCTTGACCCAGCTTATTTTCGATGGCTCCTACTTGGTTGGTTTGCAAGCAGCAGAGGTTTTTGTGGAGTATAACGAAAATGCCAATGAGAAGACGCTTTTGGAAGTGCGTAAGGGAGTTATTAATGCTTACGGAAGTGTACTGCTTACCCAAGAAGGTGTTACCATTTTAGAAAACAACTTAACTACTTTGAAGGATAATTTAAAAGAAACCAGGGCCCTTTTTGAAAATGGTTTTGCAGAAGAAGAAGATGTAGAACAGTTGCAAATAACCACTTCTCAAGTAGAAAACGACTTAAAAAACTCCAAAAGGCTGGAGCTTATCGCTAAGGAGATGTTAAACTTGGCTTTAGGGATCCCCGTAGATGCCAATGTTTATTTAGAGGATAATTTGGAGAGCTTAACACAAGAAAGTATTGGGATGGCACTTACCGAAACTGAGTTTAGCTTTGAGAAAAATGTAGATTACAGAATTGCCAGAAACCTTATCGAGCAACGCGAATTGGAAGTGAAGCTGGAGAAAAGTAAAGCCCTACCTTCCTTAAACGGTTTTGTGAACTATGGGACTTCTGCCTTCGATAACGAATTTGTCTTTTTAGATAGTCAGACTTCGTGGTTCCAATCTTCCATTCTAGGGGTTAGTATGAATATTCCCATCTTTAGTTCTTTGCAAAGAAGTGCCCGTACCCAACAGGCAAAGATTGCATTGGAGCAGTCTAGAACAGAATTTGTAAAAAGAACCCAAGAAATTAATTTAGAACTGGACAGGGCCCGGGCAAATTTTGAATTTGCCATAGAGAACTATTACACTTCCGAAGAAAACTTAAAACTGGCCGAAAGAATCGAAAACAAAAATATCATAAAATATAGGGAAGGGATAACTACAAGTTTCGACTTGAGACAGGCACAAACACAGTTGTACACTGCCCAGCGGGAGTATATAAATTCCATGCTAGACGTTATTGAAACCAAGGCTACGCTAGAGACGGTTTTAAATACACCTAACGTAACCAATAGAAACTAA
- a CDS encoding TetR/AcrR family transcriptional regulator codes for MKEKILDKATEMFLTLGFKSVTMDDIAESLGISKKTIYQHFKTKTALVEASVFYLFDSICNGIDFICEASHNPIEELFHIKKFASEYLKDDKSSPQFQLKKYYPKIYERIIWKQFEVMYDSVKENIKKGVDTGIFRPEVDVDFTSRIYFSGMVSIKDTELFPSDIYKPSDIAEKFLEYHIRAIATEDGLKILNEFINENNN; via the coding sequence ATGAAAGAAAAAATTTTAGACAAGGCAACGGAAATGTTTTTAACCCTCGGGTTTAAGAGCGTTACCATGGACGATATAGCAGAGTCTTTGGGGATCTCCAAAAAGACTATATATCAGCATTTTAAAACGAAAACAGCACTGGTAGAGGCGTCTGTTTTCTACTTGTTCGATTCTATTTGCAATGGTATTGATTTTATATGCGAAGCCTCCCACAATCCAATAGAAGAGCTATTTCATATCAAAAAATTTGCGAGTGAATACTTAAAAGACGATAAATCGTCTCCTCAATTTCAGCTAAAAAAATACTATCCTAAAATTTACGAACGTATTATCTGGAAACAATTTGAGGTAATGTACGACAGCGTAAAGGAAAATATAAAAAAAGGTGTGGATACTGGTATTTTTAGGCCAGAGGTGGATGTAGATTTTACCTCGAGAATCTATTTTAGTGGAATGGTAAGTATTAAGGATACCGAACTGTTTCCTTCTGACATCTATAAACCTTCCGATATAGCAGAGAAGTTTTTAGAATACCATATTAGGGCCATAGCAACTGAAGACGGACTTAAAATTTTAAATGAATTTATTAATGAAAACAACAACTAA
- a CDS encoding polyprenyl synthetase family protein translates to MLSISAYRDAFISHLNQTIVTKEPINLYQPIEYILNLGGKRLRPVLTLMTADIFGNNHKEAMHAAMAIEIFHNFSLVHDDIMDDAPLRRGKETVHEKWDLNTGILSGDAMLIVAYRFFENYDAKTFKSLAQLFSKTAIEVCEGQQYDVDFETRDDVTIPEYIKMITYKTAVLVAAAMKMGAIIGKADEKECQAIYDFGLNLGIAFQLKDDYLDAFGDPKTFGKQVGGDIIENKKTYLYLKTLENLSAEESEQLKHLFEITPNDTFDKIESVKGLMHSSGGADETLRAIELYTEKALAILQSLSINKEKKDILENFANMLMGREV, encoded by the coding sequence ATGTTGAGCATTAGCGCATACCGAGACGCATTTATTAGTCACTTAAACCAAACCATTGTTACAAAAGAGCCTATTAATCTTTATCAACCCATTGAATACATTTTAAACCTCGGTGGGAAACGATTGCGCCCGGTATTAACCTTAATGACCGCCGATATCTTTGGCAACAACCATAAGGAAGCCATGCACGCAGCAATGGCAATAGAAATATTTCACAATTTCTCTTTGGTGCACGACGATATTATGGACGATGCCCCTTTGCGACGGGGAAAAGAGACGGTACACGAAAAATGGGACCTAAATACTGGAATTTTATCTGGTGACGCCATGCTTATCGTAGCCTATCGATTTTTTGAAAACTACGATGCAAAAACCTTTAAAAGTCTCGCCCAGTTATTTAGCAAAACTGCCATAGAAGTATGCGAAGGCCAACAATATGATGTGGATTTTGAAACCCGTGACGACGTTACCATTCCCGAATATATAAAAATGATTACCTACAAAACCGCAGTTCTTGTGGCCGCTGCCATGAAAATGGGTGCCATCATTGGGAAAGCCGATGAAAAGGAATGTCAGGCGATTTACGATTTCGGACTCAACTTAGGAATAGCCTTTCAATTAAAAGATGATTACCTAGATGCTTTTGGAGACCCTAAAACCTTCGGAAAACAGGTAGGTGGCGATATAATTGAAAACAAAAAGACATATTTATATTTGAAAACCTTGGAAAATCTCTCTGCTGAAGAATCTGAACAACTTAAGCATCTTTTCGAAATCACTCCAAACGACACCTTCGACAAAATAGAATCGGTTAAAGGTTTGATGCATTCCAGCGGTGGAGCCGATGAAACCCTTAGAGCCATCGAGCTGTATACAGAAAAAGCATTAGCTATACTACAAAGTCTATCTATTAACAAGGAGAAAAAAGACATTCTAGAAAATTTTGCAAATATGTTAATGGGGCGCGAAGTTTAA
- a CDS encoding DUF6155 family protein, giving the protein MSKRDLKKYLQELKKKELEEQVLDLYNRFKEVKVYYDFVFNPKEDKLVEEAKAKISNEYFPVSRKRAKARRSVAHKYIKHFKDLGVNPPLIADVMWYNLEIAQTFDRERRIKKDSFYKSMARSFDEAVKYTLHNQLINEFKERLLAVYQEAAEKNWPYLSSMERTLDLID; this is encoded by the coding sequence ATGTCTAAACGCGATCTTAAAAAATACCTGCAAGAACTTAAAAAAAAGGAGTTAGAGGAGCAAGTTCTCGATCTTTACAATCGGTTTAAGGAAGTGAAAGTTTACTACGATTTTGTTTTTAACCCGAAAGAAGACAAGTTAGTTGAGGAAGCAAAGGCTAAAATTTCCAATGAATATTTTCCGGTATCACGTAAAAGAGCAAAAGCAAGGCGTTCTGTAGCGCACAAATACATTAAGCATTTTAAGGATTTAGGGGTAAATCCACCTTTAATTGCTGATGTTATGTGGTACAATCTAGAAATAGCACAGACTTTCGATAGGGAAAGACGTATTAAAAAGGACTCCTTTTATAAAAGTATGGCGAGATCTTTTGATGAAGCCGTAAAGTACACCCTGCATAATCAACTTATAAATGAATTTAAAGAGCGGTTATTGGCCGTATACCAAGAAGCGGCGGAAAAAAACTGGCCCTATCTTTCTTCTATGGAGCGCACCCTCGATTTAATTGATTAA